The Xanthobacter flavus genome includes a window with the following:
- a CDS encoding N-acetylmuramoyl-L-alanine amidase → MAFTIDQRHRLIENGRLVTRIMSPAQNTGGAFARQPSILIMHFTYGASAKSSAEWFRDGPKKVSAHVVVDRDGTVIQCVDFDTAANHAGESSWGGLTSFNNKSFGIELANWGYLKRSGAGWSSYTGVPIPEPFIAPHKNGNPYLPTDAPIGWEPYPQAQIATAMGIARELVKTYRVDTILGHDDIARGRKWDPGPAFDMARFRNQLLGDRAVDGPNTLTVRSPSGLNLRNGPGVGSGVLELLADGTVVEPVERSGNWVMVNVLDEAGIAQKTGWVHGAFLM, encoded by the coding sequence ATGGCTTTCACCATCGACCAACGTCACCGGCTGATCGAGAACGGCCGGCTCGTCACGCGGATCATGTCGCCCGCGCAGAACACCGGCGGCGCCTTCGCACGCCAGCCGTCGATCCTCATCATGCACTTCACCTACGGGGCTTCGGCGAAATCCAGCGCCGAGTGGTTTCGCGACGGCCCGAAAAAGGTCTCGGCGCACGTCGTGGTTGATCGCGACGGCACAGTCATCCAGTGCGTGGATTTCGACACGGCCGCCAATCACGCCGGGGAATCCTCCTGGGGCGGGCTCACGTCCTTCAACAACAAGTCGTTCGGGATCGAGCTCGCCAACTGGGGCTATCTCAAGCGCAGCGGGGCGGGCTGGTCGTCCTATACGGGCGTGCCCATCCCCGAGCCGTTCATCGCCCCGCACAAGAATGGGAACCCCTACCTGCCCACGGACGCGCCAATCGGCTGGGAGCCCTATCCGCAGGCGCAGATCGCCACCGCCATGGGCATCGCGCGGGAGTTGGTGAAGACCTACAGGGTCGACACCATCCTCGGTCACGACGACATCGCCCGGGGTCGCAAATGGGATCCCGGCCCGGCGTTCGACATGGCGCGCTTCCGCAATCAGCTGCTGGGCGACCGTGCCGTGGATGGGCCGAACACCCTGACCGTGCGCTCGCCTTCCGGCCTCAATCTGCGCAACGGACCTGGCGTCGGCTCCGGTGTGCTGGAGTTGCTCGCCGACGGCACCGTCGTGGAGCCCGTGGAGCGAAGCGGCAATTGGGTGATGGTGAATGTGCTCGACGAAGCCGGCATCGCGCAGAAGACCGGCTGGGTCCACGGCGCCTTCCTCATGTGA
- the uvrC gene encoding excinuclease ABC subunit UvrC, producing the protein MIRRRPSDPPEIALARPDGDAPGEALPPGAGEGTSEETEEAVLLEIDAAEEAVPGEESLATGRAAIVRAVKHAPGGPGVYRMIAADGTVLYVGKAKSIRKRVLSYTRPVGHTNRIARMIAATAQMEFVSTRTEPEALLLEANLIKQLKPRFNVLLRDDKSFPYILITADHVSPQIAKHRGARNRPGDYYGPFASVWAVDRTINALERAFLLRSCSDSYYENRTRPCLLFQIKRCSGPCTGEVSHQDYAELVREARAFLSGRSRAIKEELAKEMEQAAEELEFERAARLRDRLAALSAVQGSQGINPRGVEEADVFACHQQGGATCVEVFFFRTGQNWGNRAYYPRADRSLSEAEVLGAFLAQFYEDKPCPRLLLLSHKVEEQELLAEALSEKAGYRVEIAVPQRGEKRDLVDHAMQNAREALARTLAESATQAKLLEGVAATFGLKAPPQRIEVYDNSHIMGTNAVGGMIVAGPEGFRKAQYRKFNIKSADLVPGDDFGMMREVLTRRFARLLKEAPREGMAAATEAASPSPPPSPARGEGVPGVTGGNTEDHTATIEATAVVEEPLEPPLPLRERVGVRGEDPAVAEVPVEPEGEDEPDALPDATGASPWPDLVLIDGGLGQLNAARKVLEELGITDVPLVGIAKGLDREAGREQFFLPGRTPFRMEPRDPVLYYIQRLRDEAHRFAIGSHRARRKKDITEAGLQAIPGVGPTRKRALLRHFGTLKAIERASLADLEQVAGINAGTAKAVYDYFHERPSS; encoded by the coding sequence ATGATCCGCCGCCGACCCTCCGACCCGCCCGAGATTGCCCTTGCCCGTCCCGATGGCGATGCGCCAGGCGAAGCCTTGCCGCCCGGAGCAGGGGAGGGGACGTCCGAAGAGACGGAAGAGGCCGTCCTTCTTGAGATCGACGCGGCGGAAGAGGCCGTCCCCGGCGAGGAGAGCCTTGCCACGGGGCGCGCCGCCATCGTCCGCGCGGTGAAGCACGCGCCCGGCGGCCCGGGCGTCTACCGCATGATCGCGGCGGACGGCACCGTGCTCTATGTGGGCAAGGCCAAGAGCATCAGGAAGCGCGTGCTCAGCTACACGCGCCCGGTGGGCCACACCAACCGCATCGCCCGCATGATCGCCGCGACGGCGCAAATGGAGTTCGTCTCCACCCGCACCGAACCCGAGGCGCTGCTGCTGGAGGCCAACCTCATCAAGCAGTTGAAGCCGCGCTTCAACGTGCTGCTGCGGGACGACAAATCCTTCCCCTACATCCTCATCACGGCCGATCACGTCTCGCCGCAGATCGCCAAGCATCGCGGCGCGCGCAACCGGCCCGGCGACTATTACGGGCCGTTCGCCAGCGTCTGGGCGGTGGACCGCACCATCAACGCGCTGGAACGCGCCTTCCTGCTGCGCTCCTGCTCCGACAGCTATTACGAGAACCGCACGCGCCCCTGCCTTCTCTTCCAGATCAAGCGGTGCTCCGGTCCCTGCACCGGCGAGGTGAGCCACCAGGACTATGCCGAGCTGGTGCGCGAGGCCCGCGCCTTCCTCTCCGGCCGCTCCCGCGCCATCAAGGAAGAGCTGGCGAAGGAGATGGAGCAGGCCGCCGAGGAACTGGAGTTCGAGCGCGCGGCCCGGTTGCGCGACCGTCTCGCCGCGCTCTCGGCCGTGCAGGGCTCGCAGGGCATCAATCCGCGCGGGGTGGAGGAGGCCGACGTGTTCGCCTGCCACCAGCAGGGCGGCGCCACCTGCGTGGAGGTGTTCTTTTTCCGCACCGGCCAGAACTGGGGCAACCGCGCCTATTATCCCCGCGCCGACCGCTCCCTGAGCGAGGCCGAGGTGCTGGGCGCCTTCCTCGCCCAATTCTACGAGGACAAGCCGTGTCCGCGCCTTCTCCTGCTGTCGCACAAGGTGGAGGAGCAGGAGCTTCTGGCCGAGGCCTTGTCCGAGAAGGCCGGCTACCGGGTCGAGATCGCCGTCCCCCAGCGCGGGGAAAAGCGCGATCTGGTGGACCATGCGATGCAGAATGCCCGCGAGGCGCTGGCCCGCACGCTGGCGGAGAGCGCCACGCAGGCGAAGCTGCTGGAGGGCGTCGCCGCCACCTTCGGCCTCAAGGCGCCGCCGCAGCGCATCGAGGTCTACGACAATTCCCACATCATGGGCACCAATGCGGTGGGCGGCATGATCGTGGCCGGGCCGGAAGGGTTCCGGAAGGCGCAATACCGCAAGTTCAACATCAAGTCGGCCGATCTCGTGCCGGGCGACGATTTCGGCATGATGCGCGAGGTGCTGACCCGCCGCTTCGCCCGCCTGCTGAAGGAGGCGCCGCGGGAGGGTATGGCTGCGGCCACCGAAGCCGCATCCCCCTCACCCCCGCCCTCTCCCGCGAGGGGAGAGGGCGTTCCGGGTGTGACGGGCGGGAACACCGAAGACCATACGGCAACGATTGAGGCCACCGCAGTGGTCGAAGAGCCGCTCGAGCCCCCTCTCCCCTTGCGGGAGAGGGTCGGGGTGAGGGGTGAAGACCCAGCCGTTGCCGAGGTGCCCGTCGAGCCTGAGGGCGAAGACGAGCCCGACGCCCTGCCCGACGCCACCGGCGCCTCGCCCTGGCCGGACCTCGTGCTGATCGACGGCGGCCTGGGCCAGCTCAATGCGGCGCGGAAGGTTCTGGAGGAACTGGGCATCACCGACGTGCCATTGGTGGGCATCGCCAAGGGGCTCGACCGCGAGGCGGGGCGCGAGCAGTTCTTCCTGCCCGGGCGCACGCCGTTCCGCATGGAGCCGCGCGATCCGGTGCTTTATTATATCCAGCGGCTGCGCGACGAGGCCCACCGCTTCGCCATCGGCTCCCACCGGGCGCGGCGCAAGAAGGACATCACGGAAGCCGGGCTTCAGGCCATTCCGGGGGTGGGTCCGACCCGCAAGCGCGCGCTGCTGCGCCACTTCGGCACACTCAAGGCCATCGAGCGCGCCTCGCTCGCCGATCTGGAACAGGTGGCGGGCATCAATGCCGGTACGGCCAAGGCGGTGTACGATTATTTCCACGAGCGACCTTCATCATGA
- the moaD gene encoding molybdopterin converting factor subunit 1 translates to MKVLYFAWLRERVGLAEEDVAPPAEVATVSDLARWLAGRDEAHAHAFDNPAIVRAAIDRRHVKPDAAIAGAREVAFFPPMTGG, encoded by the coding sequence GTGAAGGTGCTCTACTTCGCCTGGCTGCGCGAACGCGTGGGGCTTGCCGAGGAAGACGTTGCGCCTCCGGCCGAGGTTGCCACCGTTTCCGACCTCGCCCGATGGCTAGCGGGGCGGGACGAGGCCCATGCCCACGCCTTCGACAATCCCGCCATCGTGCGCGCCGCCATCGACCGCCGCCATGTGAAGCCCGACGCCGCCATCGCCGGCGCGCGGGAGGTGGCCTTCTTCCCGCCCATGACCGGGGGCTGA
- a CDS encoding molybdenum cofactor biosynthesis protein MoaE — MFAVRIQREPFDAVAESAALAAGRTDVGAIVTFTGLCRADTGPDGTGLAALTLEHYPGMAEEEIERHLEEARRRWPLTGAIVVHRHGRLEPGDPIVFVATASSHRAAAFAAAEFLMDWLKTSAPFWKKEEPADAARPAGWVEAKASDDAAADRWRG; from the coding sequence ATGTTCGCCGTCCGCATCCAGCGTGAGCCCTTCGACGCCGTTGCGGAAAGCGCCGCGCTGGCGGCCGGCCGGACGGATGTTGGCGCCATCGTCACCTTCACCGGCCTCTGCCGCGCCGATACCGGCCCGGACGGGACGGGCCTCGCCGCCCTGACGCTGGAGCATTATCCCGGCATGGCGGAGGAAGAGATCGAGCGCCACCTGGAAGAGGCGCGCCGCCGTTGGCCGCTCACCGGGGCCATCGTCGTGCATCGCCACGGGCGGCTGGAGCCGGGCGATCCCATCGTGTTCGTCGCCACCGCCTCGTCCCACCGCGCCGCCGCCTTCGCCGCGGCCGAATTCCTGATGGACTGGCTGAAGACCAGCGCCCCCTTCTGGAAGAAGGAGGAGCCGGCCGACGCCGCCCGCCCCGCCGGCTGGGTCGAGGCCAAGGCCAGCGACGACGCGGCCGCGGACCGCTGGCGGGGGTAG
- the pgsA gene encoding CDP-diacylglycerol--glycerol-3-phosphate 3-phosphatidyltransferase, giving the protein MSDAATRSDAPPATQRRSRGHALSLPNILTYSRCVAVPLVAASLFWSDILAGGVWLRWVALFIYVAAAITDFFDGYLARAWSQQSAIGRMLDPIADKLLVSTCLLMLASDGTIRGWSLWAAIVILCREILVSGLREFLAELRVSVPVSRLAKWKTTLQLVAVGVLITGTAGEAVLPGVTLVGLTLLWISAVLTLYTGYDYFRAGARHLVEDER; this is encoded by the coding sequence ATGTCCGACGCAGCGACACGATCCGATGCCCCGCCCGCGACCCAGCGGCGTTCACGCGGGCATGCCCTGTCGCTGCCGAACATCCTCACCTATTCGCGCTGCGTGGCGGTGCCGCTGGTGGCCGCCAGCTTGTTCTGGTCGGATATCCTCGCCGGCGGGGTGTGGCTGCGCTGGGTCGCGTTGTTCATCTATGTGGCGGCAGCCATCACCGATTTCTTCGACGGCTATCTGGCGCGCGCCTGGTCGCAGCAATCCGCCATCGGGCGGATGCTCGATCCCATCGCCGACAAGCTGCTCGTCTCCACCTGCCTGTTGATGCTGGCGTCCGACGGCACCATCCGGGGCTGGTCGCTCTGGGCGGCCATCGTGATCCTGTGCCGGGAGATCCTGGTCTCCGGCCTGCGTGAGTTCCTGGCCGAGCTTCGGGTGTCCGTCCCGGTCTCGCGCCTCGCCAAGTGGAAGACGACGCTCCAGCTCGTCGCGGTGGGCGTCCTCATCACCGGCACGGCGGGCGAGGCGGTGCTGCCAGGGGTGACGCTGGTGGGTCTGACACTCCTGTGGATCTCGGCCGTGCTCACGCTCTACACCGGCTACGATTATTTCCGCGCCGGCGCCCGCCATCTGGTGGAGGACGAGCGGTGA